In Juglans microcarpa x Juglans regia isolate MS1-56 chromosome 4S, Jm3101_v1.0, whole genome shotgun sequence, a single window of DNA contains:
- the LOC121262325 gene encoding protein WALLS ARE THIN 1-like isoform X1, which yields MMDVGSSALKRMPMVPERAKLHLVMTLWQFGYAGNHIILRSALNMGISKIVFPLYRNAIALFVLAPSAYFSEKNDRPPLTTSILIEFFLLGFIGITCNHGSYLLGLDKTSPTFASATENIVPAVTFLIAALLRIEQVHLNRKDGRAKVLGTAASVAGASLITLYKGPAIYTPNSHLHHQSRVLLSLGDDEGENWTLGCIYLIVHCLCWSSWIVLQAPLLKKYPARLSATSYSCFFSVLQFLAIAAYFEKDSQAWQVHSSAELFSIFYTGLVASAMGFAVQTWVVDRAGPVFVSVYLPVQTLLVAVMASVVLGEEFYLGGVIGAVLIVAGLYLVVWGKSEESKFAMQKASIPSMPENKKRKCPSRSPLIQPLITSFSE from the exons ATGATGGATGTTGG GAGCTCTGCCCTGAAAAGAATGCCTATGGTGCCTGAACGTGCGAAGCTGCACTTGGTCATGACTCTCTGGCAGTTTGGTTATGCTGGGAACCATATCATCTTGAGATCTGCACTTAATATGGGAATAAGCAAGATAGTTTTCCCTCTTTATCGGAATGCTATCGCACTGTTTGTTCTGGCTCCCTCTGCATATTTTTCAGAGAA GAATGACAGGCCACCATTAACCACTTCAATTTTGATAGAATTTTTCCTCCTCGGATTTATTGG GATAACATGCAATCACGGATCCTATCTTCTGGGTTTGGACAAAACTTCTCCTACCTTTGCTTCTGCTACAGAGAACATTGTTCCTGCTGTAACCTTTCTCATAGCTGCGCTACTCAG AATAGAGCAAGTGCATTTGAACAGGAAAGATGGTAGAGCTAAGGTGCTTGGAACTGCTGCTTCTGTTGCTGGAGCTTCACTCATTACCCTTTACAAGGGGCCAGCCATATATACACCAAATTCACATTTACACCACCAATCACGAGTTTTACTTTCGTTAGGAGATGACGAGGGGGAGAATTGGACCTTGGGTTGCATCTATCTCATTGTTCACTGCCTATGTTGGTCAAGTTGGATTGTTTTACAAGCACCCCTCTTGAAGAAATATCCAGCTCGGCTTTCGGCCACCTCATATTCTTGCTTCTTCAGTGTTTTGCAGTTTCTGGCAATTGCAGCATACTTTGAGAAAGACTCTCAAGCCTGGCAAGTTCATTCCAGTGCTGAACTTTTCAGTATTTTCTATACG GGATTGGTGGCTTCAGCAATGGGATTTGCAGTACAAACTTGGGTCGTTGACAGGGCAGGACCAGTATTTGTTTCAGTCTATCTACCTGTACAAACCTTGCTTGTAGCTGTAATGGCCTCTGTTGTTTTAGGAGAAGAATTCTACTTGGGAGG AGTCATTGGAGCAGTGTTGATTGTGGCTGGACTATACCTTGTTGTGTGGGGCAAAAGTGAAGAGAGCAAGTTTGCAATGCAAAAGGCTTCAATTCCCTCTATGCCtgagaataaaaagagaaaatgccCTAGTAGATCTCCTCTCATCCAACCATTAATTACTTCCTTTTCAGAGTGA
- the LOC121262325 gene encoding protein WALLS ARE THIN 1-like isoform X2: protein MPMVPERAKLHLVMTLWQFGYAGNHIILRSALNMGISKIVFPLYRNAIALFVLAPSAYFSEKNDRPPLTTSILIEFFLLGFIGITCNHGSYLLGLDKTSPTFASATENIVPAVTFLIAALLRIEQVHLNRKDGRAKVLGTAASVAGASLITLYKGPAIYTPNSHLHHQSRVLLSLGDDEGENWTLGCIYLIVHCLCWSSWIVLQAPLLKKYPARLSATSYSCFFSVLQFLAIAAYFEKDSQAWQVHSSAELFSIFYTGLVASAMGFAVQTWVVDRAGPVFVSVYLPVQTLLVAVMASVVLGEEFYLGGVIGAVLIVAGLYLVVWGKSEESKFAMQKASIPSMPENKKRKCPSRSPLIQPLITSFSE from the exons ATGCCTATGGTGCCTGAACGTGCGAAGCTGCACTTGGTCATGACTCTCTGGCAGTTTGGTTATGCTGGGAACCATATCATCTTGAGATCTGCACTTAATATGGGAATAAGCAAGATAGTTTTCCCTCTTTATCGGAATGCTATCGCACTGTTTGTTCTGGCTCCCTCTGCATATTTTTCAGAGAA GAATGACAGGCCACCATTAACCACTTCAATTTTGATAGAATTTTTCCTCCTCGGATTTATTGG GATAACATGCAATCACGGATCCTATCTTCTGGGTTTGGACAAAACTTCTCCTACCTTTGCTTCTGCTACAGAGAACATTGTTCCTGCTGTAACCTTTCTCATAGCTGCGCTACTCAG AATAGAGCAAGTGCATTTGAACAGGAAAGATGGTAGAGCTAAGGTGCTTGGAACTGCTGCTTCTGTTGCTGGAGCTTCACTCATTACCCTTTACAAGGGGCCAGCCATATATACACCAAATTCACATTTACACCACCAATCACGAGTTTTACTTTCGTTAGGAGATGACGAGGGGGAGAATTGGACCTTGGGTTGCATCTATCTCATTGTTCACTGCCTATGTTGGTCAAGTTGGATTGTTTTACAAGCACCCCTCTTGAAGAAATATCCAGCTCGGCTTTCGGCCACCTCATATTCTTGCTTCTTCAGTGTTTTGCAGTTTCTGGCAATTGCAGCATACTTTGAGAAAGACTCTCAAGCCTGGCAAGTTCATTCCAGTGCTGAACTTTTCAGTATTTTCTATACG GGATTGGTGGCTTCAGCAATGGGATTTGCAGTACAAACTTGGGTCGTTGACAGGGCAGGACCAGTATTTGTTTCAGTCTATCTACCTGTACAAACCTTGCTTGTAGCTGTAATGGCCTCTGTTGTTTTAGGAGAAGAATTCTACTTGGGAGG AGTCATTGGAGCAGTGTTGATTGTGGCTGGACTATACCTTGTTGTGTGGGGCAAAAGTGAAGAGAGCAAGTTTGCAATGCAAAAGGCTTCAATTCCCTCTATGCCtgagaataaaaagagaaaatgccCTAGTAGATCTCCTCTCATCCAACCATTAATTACTTCCTTTTCAGAGTGA
- the LOC121262123 gene encoding protein WALLS ARE THIN 1, whose protein sequence is MVPERAKLHLVMTLWQSGYAGNHIILRSALNMGISKIVFPLYRNAIALFVLAPSAYFSEKNDRPPLTTSILIEFFLLGFIGITCNHGSYLLGLDKTSPTFASATENIVPAVTFLIAALLRIEQVHLNRKDGRAKVLGTAASVAGASLITLYKGPAIYTPNSHLHHQSRVLLSLGDDEGENWTLGCIYLIVHCLCWSSWIVLQAPLLKKYPARLSATSYSCFFSVLQFLAIAAYFEKDSQAWQVHSSAELFSIFYTVSNLNTEPHIP, encoded by the exons ATGGTGCCTGAACGTGCGAAGCTGCACTTGGTCATGACTCTCTGGCAGTCTGGTTATGCTGGGAACCATATCATCTTGAGATCTGCACTTAATATGGGAATAAGCAAGATAGTTTTCCCTCTTTATCGGAATGCTATCGCACTGTTTGTTCTGGCTCCCTCTGCATATTTTTCAGAGAA GAATGACAGGCCACCATTAACCACTTCAATTTTGATAGAATTTTTCCTCCTCGGATTTATTGG GATAACATGCAATCACGGATCCTATCTTCTGGGTTTGGACAAAACTTCTCCTACCTTTGCTTCTGCTACAGAGAACATTGTTCCTGCTGTAACCTTTCTCATAGCTGCGCTACTCAG AATAGAGCAAGTGCATTTGAACAGGAAAGATGGTAGAGCTAAGGTGCTTGGAACTGCTGCTTCTGTTGCTGGAGCTTCACTCATTACCCTTTACAAGGGGCCAGCCATATATACACCAAATTCACATTTACACCACCAATCACGAGTTTTACTTTCTTTAGGAGATGACGAGGGGGAGAATTGGACCTTGGGTTGCATCTATCTCATTGTTCACTGCCTATGTTGGTCAAGTTGGATTGTTTTACAAGCACCCCTCTTGAAGAAATATCCAGCTCGGCTTTCGGCCACCTCATATTCTTGCTTCTTCAGTGTTTTGCAGTTTCTGGCAATTGCAGCATACTTTGAGAAAGACTCTCAAGCCTGGCAAGTTCATTCCAGTGCTGAACTTTTCAGTATTTTCTATACGGTCAGTAATTTAAACACAGAACCTCATATTCCTTAG
- the LOC121262304 gene encoding protein RTE1-HOMOLOG isoform X2 — translation MTIEGRVSPTMHIDPRRARFPCCIVWTPLPIISWLVPFIGHIGICREDGVILDFAGPNFVCVDNFAFGAVTRYLQISKEKCCISPDPSSFNSEDGYKQDTPGQDGLTWDDALQKSTQEFQHRSYNLFTCNCHSFVANNLNRLGFHSGGWNVVNLATLIFLKGHWVSTASMVRSILPFAIVFTLGLAFGGSTFLTYLAFFTCILVGWFLLGTYCFKNLIQL, via the exons ATGACAATTGAGGGAAGGGTTTCACCAACTATGCACATTGATCCAAGAAGAGCTCGGTTTCCATGCTGCATTGTGTGGACGCCCCTTCCTATAATTTCATGGTTGGTTCCTTTCATTGGCCACATTGGCATATGCAGAGAGGATGGAGTGATCTTGGACTTTGCAGGGCCCAATTTCGTTTGTGTGGACAACTTTGCATTTGGAGCAGTGACCCGCTACCTCCAAATTAGCAAAGAAAAG TGTTGCATCTCTCCCGATCCATCCTCATTCAATAGTGAGGATGGATACAAGCAGGATACACCTGGACAAGATGGATTGACATGGGATGATGCGCTACAAAAGAGCACTCAGGAATTCCAACATCGATCTTACAATCTCTTTACATGTAATTGCCACTCTTTTGTAGCAAACAACCTAAACAGGTTGGGCTTTCATTCGGGTGGGTGGAATGTGGTAAACCTTGCCACTCTCATTTTCCTCAAGGGTCACTGGGTGAGTACAGCCTCCATGGTGCGATCTATTTTACCATTTGCTATAGTATTCACCCTCGGGCTCGCATTCGGAGGATCAACCTTCCTAACTTACTTGGCCTTTTTCACCTGCATTCTTGTTGGTTGGTTTCTGCTTGGTACTTACTGTTTTAAGAATTTGATTCAGTTGTAG
- the LOC121262304 gene encoding protein RTE1-HOMOLOG isoform X1, with the protein MEANTDTEHVMTIEGRVSPTMHIDPRRARFPCCIVWTPLPIISWLVPFIGHIGICREDGVILDFAGPNFVCVDNFAFGAVTRYLQISKEKCCISPDPSSFNSEDGYKQDTPGQDGLTWDDALQKSTQEFQHRSYNLFTCNCHSFVANNLNRLGFHSGGWNVVNLATLIFLKGHWVSTASMVRSILPFAIVFTLGLAFGGSTFLTYLAFFTCILVGWFLLGTYCFKNLIQL; encoded by the exons ATGGAAGCAAATACAGACACTGAGCACGTGATGACAATTGAGGGAAGGGTTTCACCAACTATGCACATTGATCCAAGAAGAGCTCGGTTTCCATGCTGCATTGTGTGGACGCCCCTTCCTATAATTTCATGGTTGGTTCCTTTCATTGGCCACATTGGCATATGCAGAGAGGATGGAGTGATCTTGGACTTTGCAGGGCCCAATTTCGTTTGTGTGGACAACTTTGCATTTGGAGCAGTGACCCGCTACCTCCAAATTAGCAAAGAAAAG TGTTGCATCTCTCCCGATCCATCCTCATTCAATAGTGAGGATGGATACAAGCAGGATACACCTGGACAAGATGGATTGACATGGGATGATGCGCTACAAAAGAGCACTCAGGAATTCCAACATCGATCTTACAATCTCTTTACATGTAATTGCCACTCTTTTGTAGCAAACAACCTAAACAGGTTGGGCTTTCATTCGGGTGGGTGGAATGTGGTAAACCTTGCCACTCTCATTTTCCTCAAGGGTCACTGGGTGAGTACAGCCTCCATGGTGCGATCTATTTTACCATTTGCTATAGTATTCACCCTCGGGCTCGCATTCGGAGGATCAACCTTCCTAACTTACTTGGCCTTTTTCACCTGCATTCTTGTTGGTTGGTTTCTGCTTGGTACTTACTGTTTTAAGAATTTGATTCAGTTGTAG